In Ochotona princeps isolate mOchPri1 chromosome 22, mOchPri1.hap1, whole genome shotgun sequence, the following are encoded in one genomic region:
- the TBC1D20 gene encoding TBC1 domain family member 20, producing MALRSAQGDGPISTRWDGGAEKAECFNAKKKKKVAEIYQALDSDPIDVAALRRMAISEGGLLTDDIRRKVWPRLLNVNTSEPPPPLGKDLRQSKDYQQVLLDVRRSLRRFPPGMPDEQREGLQEELIDIILLVLERNPQLHYYQGYHDIVVTFLLVVGEKLTTSLVEKLSTHHLRDFMEPTMDNTRHILNYLMPIIDQVNPELHDFMQSAEVGTIFALSWLITWFGHVLSDFRHVVRLYDFFLACHPLMPIYFAAVIVLYREQEVLDCDCDMASVHHLLSQIPQDLPYETLISRAGDLFVQFPPSELSREAAAQQQAARTAASTFKDFELASAQQRPDMVLRQRFRELLRPEERTKDVLTKPRTNRFVKLAVMGLTVALGAAALAVVKSALEWAPKFQLQLFP from the exons ATGGCTCTCCGCAGTGCACAGGGTGACGGCCCCATCTCCACCCGCTGGGACGGCGGCGCTGAGAAGGCAG AATGTTTTaatgccaaaaagaaaaagaaagtggcaGAAATCTACCAGGCTTTGGACAGTGATCCCATTGATGTGGCTGCCCTGAGACGCATGGCTATCAGTGAAGGCGGACTGCTGACCGACGATATCCGGCGCAAGGTGTGGCCCAGGCTCCTCAACGTTAACACCAGTGAGCCACCGCCTCCACTAG GAAAAGACCTACGACAGAGCAAGGACTACCAACAGGTCCTGCTGGACGTCAGGCGGTCTCTGCGGCGCTTCCCTCCAG GCATGCCCGACGAGCAGCGGGAGGGGCTCCAGGAGGAGCTCATCGACATCATCCTGCTGGTCTTGGAGCGCAACCCTCAGCTGCACTACTACCAAGGCTACCATGACATCGTGGTCACGTTTCTGCTGGTGGTAGGCGAGAAGCTCACAACATCCCTGGTAGAAAAACTGTCTACCCACCACCTCAG GGATTTCATGGAGCCAACCATGGACAACACCCGGCACATATTAAACTATCTGATGCCCATCATTGACCAGGTGAATCCAGAACTCCATGATTTCATGCAGAG TGCTGAGGTGGGGACTATCTTTGCCCTCAGCTGGCTCATCACCTGGTTCGGCCACGTCCTGTCTGACTTCAGGCACGTTGTGCGGTTGTATGACTTCTTCCTGGCGTGTCACCCGCTGATGCCCATTTACTTTGCAGCTGTG ATTGTGTTGTATCGGGAGCAAGAAGTCTTGGACTGTGACTGTGACATGGCGTCTGTCCACCACCTGTTGTCGCAGATCCCTCAAGACCTACCTTATGAGACACTGATCAGTAGAGCAGGAGACCTCTTTGTCCAGTTTCCCCCGTCCGAGCTCTCCCGGGAAGCAGCCGCCCAGCAGCAGGCTGCAAG AACGGCCGCCTCTACTTTCAAGGACTTCGAGCTGGCATCTGCCCAGCAGAGGCCGGATATGGTGCTGCGGCAGCGGTTTCGGGAACTTCTGCGGCCTGAGGAGCGAACAAAAGACGTCCTGACCAAACCAAGGACCAACCGCTttgtgaaactggcagtgatggGGCTCACGGTGGCCCTGGGAGCGGCTGCGCTGGCTGTGGTGAAAAGTGCCCTGGAGTGGGCCCCCAAGTTCCAGCTGCAGCTTTTTCCCTGA